A DNA window from Jaculus jaculus isolate mJacJac1 chromosome 1, mJacJac1.mat.Y.cur, whole genome shotgun sequence contains the following coding sequences:
- the Tmcc2 gene encoding transmembrane and coiled-coil domains protein 2 isoform X4: MGDKGDLMAPSLPSGPGHGDTDGLISLDVPDGAPDPQRTKAAIDHLHQKILKITEQIKIEQEARDDNVAEYLKLANNADKQQVSRIKQVFEKKNQKSAQTIAQLHKKLEHYRRRLKEIEQNGPSRQPKDVLRDMQQGLKDVGANVRAGISGFGGGVVEGVKGSLSGLSQATHTAVVSKPREFASLIRNKFGSADNIAHLKDPLEDGPPEEAARALSGSATLVSSPKYGSDDECSSASASSAGAGSNSGAGPGGALGSPKSNTMYGAPGNMDNLAEELREIKEGQSHLEDSMEDLKTQLQRDYTYMTQSLQEERYRYERLEEQLNDLTELHQNEMTNLKQELASMEEKVAYQSYERARDIQEAVESCLTRVTKLELQQQQQQVVQLEGVENANARALLGKFINVILALMAVLLVFVSTIASFITPLMKTRLRVTSTALLLLVLLLLWKHWDSLAYLLEHVLLPS; the protein is encoded by the exons ATG GGTGACAAGGGAGACCTCATGGCCCCGAGCCTCCCCTCTGGCCCTGGCCACGGTGACACTGATGGCCTCATCAGCCTGGATGTGCCCGACGGGGCTCCGGACCCCCAGCGGACCAAGGCCGCCATCGACCATCTCCACCAGAAGATCCTGAAGATCACGGAGCAGATCAAGATCGAGCAGGAGGCGCGGGACGACAACGTGGCGGAGTACCTGAAGCTGGCCAACAATGCCGACAAGCAGCAGGTGTCACGCATCAAGCAGGTGTTCGAGAAGAAGAACCAGAAGTCGGCCCAGACCATCGCGCAGCTGCACAAGAAGCTGGAACACTACCGGCGGCGGCTGAAGGAGATCGAGCAGAACGGGCCCTCGCGGCAGCCCAAGGACGTGCTGCGGGACATGCAGCAAGGGCTGAAGGACGTAGGTGCCAACGTGCGCGCGGGCATCAGCGGCTTCGGGGGTGGCGTGGTGGAAGGTGTCAAGGGCAGCCTCTCGGGCCTCTCCCAGGCCACCCACACGGCTGTGGTGTCCAAACCTCGGGAGTTCGCCAGCCTCATTCGCAATAAGTTTGGCAGTGCTGACAACATCGCCCACCTGAAGGACCCTCTGGAGGATGGGCCCCCCGAGGAGGCCGCCCGGGCACTGAGTGGCAGCGCTACGCTCGTGTCCAGCCCCAAGTATGGCAGTGATGACGAATGCTCAAGCGCCAGTGCCAGCTCGGCTGGAGCGGGCAGCAACTCTGGGGCTGGGCCTGGGGGTGCGCTGGGAAGCCCCAAGTCCAACACAATGTACGGCGCCCCTGGAAACATGGACAACCTAGCGGAGGAGCTGAGGGAGATAAAGGAGGGCCAGTCACATCTGGAGGACTCCATGGAGGACTTGAAGACTCAGCTGCAGAGGGACTATACCTACATGACCCAGAGCCTGCAAGAGGAGCGCTACAG gTATGAGCGGCTTGAGGAGCAGCTGAACGACCTGACCGAGCTTCACCAGAACGAGATGACCAACCTGAAGCAGGAACTGGCCAGCATGGAGGAGAAGGTGGCTTATCAGTCCTACGAAAGGGCGCGGGATATCCAG GAGGCGGTGGAGTCCTGCCTGACCCGGGTCACCAAGCtggagctgcagcagcagcagcagcaggtggtGCAGCTGGAGGGCGTGGAGAATGCCAACGCCCGGGCGCTGCTGGGCAAGTTCATCAACGTGATCCTGGCACTCATGGCTGTGCTGCTGGTGTTCGTGTCCACCATCGCCAGCTTCATCACGCCCCTCATGAAGACACGCCTGCGTGTCACCAGCACCGCCCTCCTGCTTctggtcctcctcctcctctggaaGCACTGGGACTCCCTCGCCTACCTCCTGGAGCACGTGTTGCtgcccagctga
- the Tmcc2 gene encoding transmembrane and coiled-coil domains protein 2 isoform X3 gives MKSKEKETAGDKGDLMAPSLPSGPGHGDTDGLISLDVPDGAPDPQRTKAAIDHLHQKILKITEQIKIEQEARDDNVAEYLKLANNADKQQVSRIKQVFEKKNQKSAQTIAQLHKKLEHYRRRLKEIEQNGPSRQPKDVLRDMQQGLKDVGANVRAGISGFGGGVVEGVKGSLSGLSQATHTAVVSKPREFASLIRNKFGSADNIAHLKDPLEDGPPEEAARALSGSATLVSSPKYGSDDECSSASASSAGAGSNSGAGPGGALGSPKSNTMYGAPGNMDNLAEELREIKEGQSHLEDSMEDLKTQLQRDYTYMTQSLQEERYRYERLEEQLNDLTELHQNEMTNLKQELASMEEKVAYQSYERARDIQEAVESCLTRVTKLELQQQQQQVVQLEGVENANARALLGKFINVILALMAVLLVFVSTIASFITPLMKTRLRVTSTALLLLVLLLLWKHWDSLAYLLEHVLLPS, from the exons ATGAAGTCCAAGGAGAAGGAGACTGCT GGTGACAAGGGAGACCTCATGGCCCCGAGCCTCCCCTCTGGCCCTGGCCACGGTGACACTGATGGCCTCATCAGCCTGGATGTGCCCGACGGGGCTCCGGACCCCCAGCGGACCAAGGCCGCCATCGACCATCTCCACCAGAAGATCCTGAAGATCACGGAGCAGATCAAGATCGAGCAGGAGGCGCGGGACGACAACGTGGCGGAGTACCTGAAGCTGGCCAACAATGCCGACAAGCAGCAGGTGTCACGCATCAAGCAGGTGTTCGAGAAGAAGAACCAGAAGTCGGCCCAGACCATCGCGCAGCTGCACAAGAAGCTGGAACACTACCGGCGGCGGCTGAAGGAGATCGAGCAGAACGGGCCCTCGCGGCAGCCCAAGGACGTGCTGCGGGACATGCAGCAAGGGCTGAAGGACGTAGGTGCCAACGTGCGCGCGGGCATCAGCGGCTTCGGGGGTGGCGTGGTGGAAGGTGTCAAGGGCAGCCTCTCGGGCCTCTCCCAGGCCACCCACACGGCTGTGGTGTCCAAACCTCGGGAGTTCGCCAGCCTCATTCGCAATAAGTTTGGCAGTGCTGACAACATCGCCCACCTGAAGGACCCTCTGGAGGATGGGCCCCCCGAGGAGGCCGCCCGGGCACTGAGTGGCAGCGCTACGCTCGTGTCCAGCCCCAAGTATGGCAGTGATGACGAATGCTCAAGCGCCAGTGCCAGCTCGGCTGGAGCGGGCAGCAACTCTGGGGCTGGGCCTGGGGGTGCGCTGGGAAGCCCCAAGTCCAACACAATGTACGGCGCCCCTGGAAACATGGACAACCTAGCGGAGGAGCTGAGGGAGATAAAGGAGGGCCAGTCACATCTGGAGGACTCCATGGAGGACTTGAAGACTCAGCTGCAGAGGGACTATACCTACATGACCCAGAGCCTGCAAGAGGAGCGCTACAG gTATGAGCGGCTTGAGGAGCAGCTGAACGACCTGACCGAGCTTCACCAGAACGAGATGACCAACCTGAAGCAGGAACTGGCCAGCATGGAGGAGAAGGTGGCTTATCAGTCCTACGAAAGGGCGCGGGATATCCAG GAGGCGGTGGAGTCCTGCCTGACCCGGGTCACCAAGCtggagctgcagcagcagcagcagcaggtggtGCAGCTGGAGGGCGTGGAGAATGCCAACGCCCGGGCGCTGCTGGGCAAGTTCATCAACGTGATCCTGGCACTCATGGCTGTGCTGCTGGTGTTCGTGTCCACCATCGCCAGCTTCATCACGCCCCTCATGAAGACACGCCTGCGTGTCACCAGCACCGCCCTCCTGCTTctggtcctcctcctcctctggaaGCACTGGGACTCCCTCGCCTACCTCCTGGAGCACGTGTTGCtgcccagctga
- the Tmcc2 gene encoding transmembrane and coiled-coil domains protein 2 isoform X1, translated as MKRCKSDELQQQQGEEDGAGMEDASCPLPGGDPRPGETSGANSAGGPTSDAGAAVAPNPGPRNKPPDLKKIQQLSEGSMFGHGLKHLFHSRRRSREREQQASQEAQQQQQQGLSDQDSPDEKERSPEMHRVSYAMSLHDLPARPTAFNRVLQQIRSRPSIKRGASLHSSSGSSGRRAKSSSLEPQRGSPHLLRKAPQDSSLAAILHQHQGRPRSSSTTDTALLMADGSNAYLLAEEAEGISDKGDKGDLMAPSLPSGPGHGDTDGLISLDVPDGAPDPQRTKAAIDHLHQKILKITEQIKIEQEARDDNVAEYLKLANNADKQQVSRIKQVFEKKNQKSAQTIAQLHKKLEHYRRRLKEIEQNGPSRQPKDVLRDMQQGLKDVGANVRAGISGFGGGVVEGVKGSLSGLSQATHTAVVSKPREFASLIRNKFGSADNIAHLKDPLEDGPPEEAARALSGSATLVSSPKYGSDDECSSASASSAGAGSNSGAGPGGALGSPKSNTMYGAPGNMDNLAEELREIKEGQSHLEDSMEDLKTQLQRDYTYMTQSLQEERYRYERLEEQLNDLTELHQNEMTNLKQELASMEEKVAYQSYERARDIQEAVESCLTRVTKLELQQQQQQVVQLEGVENANARALLGKFINVILALMAVLLVFVSTIASFITPLMKTRLRVTSTALLLLVLLLLWKHWDSLAYLLEHVLLPS; from the exons ATGAAGAGGTGCAAATCGGACGAGCTGCAGCAACAGCAGGGCGAGGAGGATGGGGCTGGGATGGAAGACGCGTCTTGTCCCCTGCCGGGCGGAGACCCCCGGCCGGGGGAGACCTCCGGTGCTAACTCCGCCGGCGGGCCAACTTCAGATGCGGGCGCTGCGGTGGCACCCAACCCGGGTCCCCGAAACAAGCCTCCTGATTTAAAG AAAATCCAGCAGCTCTCAGAGGGCTCCATGTTTGGCCACGGCCTGAAGCACCTGTTCCACAGCCGCCGCAGGTCAAGGGAGAGGGAGCAGCAGGCGTCTCAAGaggcgcagcagcagcagcaacagggtTTGTCGGACCAGGACTCCCCAGATGAAAAGGAACGCTCCCCGGAGATGCACCGCGTCTCCTATGCTATGTCCCTGCATGACCTGCCCGCCCGGCCCACCGCCTTCAACCGGGTGCTGCAGCAGATCCGCTCCCGGCCTTCCATCAAGCGAGGTGCCAGCCTGCATAGCAGCAGCGGGAGCAGTGGCCGACGTGCCAAGAGCAGCTCCCTGGAGCCGCAGCGGGGCAGCCCGCACCTGCTTCGCAAGGCCCCCCAGGACAGCAGCCTGGCCGCCATCCTGCACCAGCACCAGGGCCGGCCCCGCTCCTCCTCCACCACTGACACTGCCCTGCTGATGGCTGACGGCAGCAACGCGTACCTCCTGGCAGAGGAGGCTGAGGGCATCAGTGACAAG GGTGACAAGGGAGACCTCATGGCCCCGAGCCTCCCCTCTGGCCCTGGCCACGGTGACACTGATGGCCTCATCAGCCTGGATGTGCCCGACGGGGCTCCGGACCCCCAGCGGACCAAGGCCGCCATCGACCATCTCCACCAGAAGATCCTGAAGATCACGGAGCAGATCAAGATCGAGCAGGAGGCGCGGGACGACAACGTGGCGGAGTACCTGAAGCTGGCCAACAATGCCGACAAGCAGCAGGTGTCACGCATCAAGCAGGTGTTCGAGAAGAAGAACCAGAAGTCGGCCCAGACCATCGCGCAGCTGCACAAGAAGCTGGAACACTACCGGCGGCGGCTGAAGGAGATCGAGCAGAACGGGCCCTCGCGGCAGCCCAAGGACGTGCTGCGGGACATGCAGCAAGGGCTGAAGGACGTAGGTGCCAACGTGCGCGCGGGCATCAGCGGCTTCGGGGGTGGCGTGGTGGAAGGTGTCAAGGGCAGCCTCTCGGGCCTCTCCCAGGCCACCCACACGGCTGTGGTGTCCAAACCTCGGGAGTTCGCCAGCCTCATTCGCAATAAGTTTGGCAGTGCTGACAACATCGCCCACCTGAAGGACCCTCTGGAGGATGGGCCCCCCGAGGAGGCCGCCCGGGCACTGAGTGGCAGCGCTACGCTCGTGTCCAGCCCCAAGTATGGCAGTGATGACGAATGCTCAAGCGCCAGTGCCAGCTCGGCTGGAGCGGGCAGCAACTCTGGGGCTGGGCCTGGGGGTGCGCTGGGAAGCCCCAAGTCCAACACAATGTACGGCGCCCCTGGAAACATGGACAACCTAGCGGAGGAGCTGAGGGAGATAAAGGAGGGCCAGTCACATCTGGAGGACTCCATGGAGGACTTGAAGACTCAGCTGCAGAGGGACTATACCTACATGACCCAGAGCCTGCAAGAGGAGCGCTACAG gTATGAGCGGCTTGAGGAGCAGCTGAACGACCTGACCGAGCTTCACCAGAACGAGATGACCAACCTGAAGCAGGAACTGGCCAGCATGGAGGAGAAGGTGGCTTATCAGTCCTACGAAAGGGCGCGGGATATCCAG GAGGCGGTGGAGTCCTGCCTGACCCGGGTCACCAAGCtggagctgcagcagcagcagcagcaggtggtGCAGCTGGAGGGCGTGGAGAATGCCAACGCCCGGGCGCTGCTGGGCAAGTTCATCAACGTGATCCTGGCACTCATGGCTGTGCTGCTGGTGTTCGTGTCCACCATCGCCAGCTTCATCACGCCCCTCATGAAGACACGCCTGCGTGTCACCAGCACCGCCCTCCTGCTTctggtcctcctcctcctctggaaGCACTGGGACTCCCTCGCCTACCTCCTGGAGCACGTGTTGCtgcccagctga
- the Tmcc2 gene encoding transmembrane and coiled-coil domains protein 2 isoform X2, which produces MFGHGLKHLFHSRRRSREREQQASQEAQQQQQQGLSDQDSPDEKERSPEMHRVSYAMSLHDLPARPTAFNRVLQQIRSRPSIKRGASLHSSSGSSGRRAKSSSLEPQRGSPHLLRKAPQDSSLAAILHQHQGRPRSSSTTDTALLMADGSNAYLLAEEAEGISDKGDKGDLMAPSLPSGPGHGDTDGLISLDVPDGAPDPQRTKAAIDHLHQKILKITEQIKIEQEARDDNVAEYLKLANNADKQQVSRIKQVFEKKNQKSAQTIAQLHKKLEHYRRRLKEIEQNGPSRQPKDVLRDMQQGLKDVGANVRAGISGFGGGVVEGVKGSLSGLSQATHTAVVSKPREFASLIRNKFGSADNIAHLKDPLEDGPPEEAARALSGSATLVSSPKYGSDDECSSASASSAGAGSNSGAGPGGALGSPKSNTMYGAPGNMDNLAEELREIKEGQSHLEDSMEDLKTQLQRDYTYMTQSLQEERYRYERLEEQLNDLTELHQNEMTNLKQELASMEEKVAYQSYERARDIQEAVESCLTRVTKLELQQQQQQVVQLEGVENANARALLGKFINVILALMAVLLVFVSTIASFITPLMKTRLRVTSTALLLLVLLLLWKHWDSLAYLLEHVLLPS; this is translated from the exons ATGTTTGGCCACGGCCTGAAGCACCTGTTCCACAGCCGCCGCAGGTCAAGGGAGAGGGAGCAGCAGGCGTCTCAAGaggcgcagcagcagcagcaacagggtTTGTCGGACCAGGACTCCCCAGATGAAAAGGAACGCTCCCCGGAGATGCACCGCGTCTCCTATGCTATGTCCCTGCATGACCTGCCCGCCCGGCCCACCGCCTTCAACCGGGTGCTGCAGCAGATCCGCTCCCGGCCTTCCATCAAGCGAGGTGCCAGCCTGCATAGCAGCAGCGGGAGCAGTGGCCGACGTGCCAAGAGCAGCTCCCTGGAGCCGCAGCGGGGCAGCCCGCACCTGCTTCGCAAGGCCCCCCAGGACAGCAGCCTGGCCGCCATCCTGCACCAGCACCAGGGCCGGCCCCGCTCCTCCTCCACCACTGACACTGCCCTGCTGATGGCTGACGGCAGCAACGCGTACCTCCTGGCAGAGGAGGCTGAGGGCATCAGTGACAAG GGTGACAAGGGAGACCTCATGGCCCCGAGCCTCCCCTCTGGCCCTGGCCACGGTGACACTGATGGCCTCATCAGCCTGGATGTGCCCGACGGGGCTCCGGACCCCCAGCGGACCAAGGCCGCCATCGACCATCTCCACCAGAAGATCCTGAAGATCACGGAGCAGATCAAGATCGAGCAGGAGGCGCGGGACGACAACGTGGCGGAGTACCTGAAGCTGGCCAACAATGCCGACAAGCAGCAGGTGTCACGCATCAAGCAGGTGTTCGAGAAGAAGAACCAGAAGTCGGCCCAGACCATCGCGCAGCTGCACAAGAAGCTGGAACACTACCGGCGGCGGCTGAAGGAGATCGAGCAGAACGGGCCCTCGCGGCAGCCCAAGGACGTGCTGCGGGACATGCAGCAAGGGCTGAAGGACGTAGGTGCCAACGTGCGCGCGGGCATCAGCGGCTTCGGGGGTGGCGTGGTGGAAGGTGTCAAGGGCAGCCTCTCGGGCCTCTCCCAGGCCACCCACACGGCTGTGGTGTCCAAACCTCGGGAGTTCGCCAGCCTCATTCGCAATAAGTTTGGCAGTGCTGACAACATCGCCCACCTGAAGGACCCTCTGGAGGATGGGCCCCCCGAGGAGGCCGCCCGGGCACTGAGTGGCAGCGCTACGCTCGTGTCCAGCCCCAAGTATGGCAGTGATGACGAATGCTCAAGCGCCAGTGCCAGCTCGGCTGGAGCGGGCAGCAACTCTGGGGCTGGGCCTGGGGGTGCGCTGGGAAGCCCCAAGTCCAACACAATGTACGGCGCCCCTGGAAACATGGACAACCTAGCGGAGGAGCTGAGGGAGATAAAGGAGGGCCAGTCACATCTGGAGGACTCCATGGAGGACTTGAAGACTCAGCTGCAGAGGGACTATACCTACATGACCCAGAGCCTGCAAGAGGAGCGCTACAG gTATGAGCGGCTTGAGGAGCAGCTGAACGACCTGACCGAGCTTCACCAGAACGAGATGACCAACCTGAAGCAGGAACTGGCCAGCATGGAGGAGAAGGTGGCTTATCAGTCCTACGAAAGGGCGCGGGATATCCAG GAGGCGGTGGAGTCCTGCCTGACCCGGGTCACCAAGCtggagctgcagcagcagcagcagcaggtggtGCAGCTGGAGGGCGTGGAGAATGCCAACGCCCGGGCGCTGCTGGGCAAGTTCATCAACGTGATCCTGGCACTCATGGCTGTGCTGCTGGTGTTCGTGTCCACCATCGCCAGCTTCATCACGCCCCTCATGAAGACACGCCTGCGTGTCACCAGCACCGCCCTCCTGCTTctggtcctcctcctcctctggaaGCACTGGGACTCCCTCGCCTACCTCCTGGAGCACGTGTTGCtgcccagctga